CTTATTTGGTAGGGTGCGGTTCGGGTGGGGTCCATTCCCTGTAGGCCTGCACAAACTAATGTGACAAGTTTTTTCTCTCCCTATTTCTCTCACGTGCACAGATCACGAGACATCCAATGTGTGGTATAATATGTATATGCGTTTTCTTTTCATCACTTGGTTTGCATTGGTAAAAGTAATCCTATTTTCAATTGGCTACTATCGGACTATCACACTATTTTCTAACACAAGGTCTTATTGAACTTCTCAATGGAATCCCATCCTATGTTTCTTCTCTATCCCGATATAAAGTGATATTTATATATGTGAAAAATACTTGCTATACTCTTTGCCATCCCTTGCataaaaggaaatgacaagttatCAATTGAGTGATTGATAGAGCAGACTGTGAATGGGGTTCATACTAGGTAGAAATTCAAAAGAATTGATGGAGATGAAAACAAGCGAACACAAAGCTAAACTGGCAACTCAAAATCCCCTCCATATTCATGCAGGGCTAGTTACTTGGCTCTTCGGGCCCTCCCCACTCGAGCAATTCTCACCATTCGATCTTCTTTTGGATTCATCTGGCCCATGTTGCTGGTGAACTTTTAATTACCTTTGCATATATAATTTCTAACTGCCATTGGACACCACCACCAATTGTAAGCCCACGATTTAGTGAGACGGGATGTCCCTCAATCGTTGTATAAATCTCTATTGTCTTGTCGCAAGCATATCTACCCTGTGTAAAAAAACACTTATCAAAGAACAATAGACTATTGGGAGCAGAGCCGAGCGGTAAAGTTACAAACTGATCAACCAAGGGCTTAAGCTTGAAATTGTCCACTAACAAAAAACTGCAacttcaccttcttcttcctcccattcCACCTATTCCATCTATATAACCAATTAAAAAAGAATAAGCGCTCACACAGGCTCTCTCAGGCGCGGTGGCACCGGCCGCGTCTTTCTCCGCTAATATTAGAAAAAGAAGGCACCGCCGCTAGAGTGCCCATCCGCTCTCCCATACACACAAAGACTCGATGCAATTGTAGCCTGTTTGTCTCAATCTAGATAGTCCAAATTCGTCAAATTCGTTCAACTTATACTTCGGGCCCGCACAATTtagtattttgttttgtttttgccactctatattatactctctccgtttcataatataagagcatttttgataTTAGATTAAAAGTGATATGTCAAAATTTAGAGTGGCCCAAGGAAAATGGCCAAAACCTAGAGGGGCGACAACAAAATTTCTCCCCCAAAATTTCCTATTCGTCCGTTTCACGCTCCCACGGTCTCACTCTCACCTCCAAACCCAAATCCCCAAACCCTAACCACAGCACCtacctccgccgccaccgccgccatggcagGAGCAGGAGTCGGCGGCCGCAAGGCTCGCAACTTCGCGACCTTTCGCCTATTCCCCCGCGACGGTGCCGCCGACCCCAACGACCGCGTCTTCGTCCGCGTCGACAACAACGCCTACACCATCCCCGGCTTCGGCGACGACGAAGACCCTTCCCtctcccccaccgccgccgccgaccaattCCCTTCCTCCACCTCTGGCCCCCTCCCCGACCACGTCCGCCAGCAGATCCTTGAGCTCGGCCTCCCCGACGATGGCTACAACTACCTTCTCCATCTCCGTGAGCTGCGGCCCTCCGCCGTGGCCTCCTCCTTCGTACCCAGCCACACCGCCCGCCCAGAGCAACTTCCCCTGGACGTGAAGGTTGGTGATTTCTCAAAAGCCCATCCAAGCCTGCCATTTGAGTGTCTAATGTTGGTTTTGTGTGCAGGCATATGATGCAAGCAAGGTGCGGGTTGCTTCTGGCAAGGTCGAGGAAGAGCTGGACGAGGGGAGGACCATGTGTAAGGTGGCCGCAAAGACGGCACCGGTCAGGCGAGTTGAGAAGGCCGTCGACCCTGACGTTGCAAGGTTGCTCGATGAGAGCGAGGATGAGGGTTTGGAGGAGGATTTCGTCATCATGGCAAACCAAGCCGAAGGGGATGATATGGAGGATGAAAGTGAGGAAGAGGGGGGCGGTGTGTTCAGTGATGTGGAAAATGATGAGGAGTTCGAGGATGAAGAGGGTGAGCCCAAGCCGAGGGTGCCACGGTTGCTGGATGAACAATTTGATCTGGTGAGCTTCTTTCATTTGATAATCCTGTCAGTTTGCTTTGCAATATGGTGTGATAAAACTGTTAtcttgttactccctccgtttcagtttacaagtcctgcgcgtatacctaggttgtcaattttatcaccctaatataaactatataacacaaaaattatacggtTGGAAAATataacatctgaagtttatattggtatattttttgtaatatatgacttgtattaggttggtcaaattgacgacctaggggtacgcgcacgtcctgtaaactgagagagagggagtatttAAAGTTTATGATTGATTGATTACTTACTTGCTTCTGAAAAGAAGATCACTAAGTTTTGGTACATTTAACTCATACTATAACTTGCTAACACACAATGATGTGTCTGCAGCTTTAGTATGTCACTGTCAGCATTAAATACTACTTCCCTTTGTTGCAACTGTACCCCTGATGTTATGGAGAATTAAGTACAATATGATATGGAAATATCCGTTTTATATATTTTATAACAATCTTTGCTTGCTATTTTGTCATTTGTATTTAACCATTCAGTAGATTCAGCACATTCTCCATATAGAAATTTAGCAGGACTGTGTTAGGCACTGTCCTGTTGTAGAGTAGGACTATGTGGAAAGTTAAATTGGCTTTGTAACTATTCAAGCGAACATATAGGATGGAGTATCTTGCCTTGTAACTATTCAAGTGAACATATAGGATGGAGTATCTTGTATTGCATGTATCATTAACTGCCTGCTGTTTCTGAAATTGAGGCTGGAAATCTTGTTCTATGCTTTGAACCTTCAGATCTTGACTTCTCGTCGACCAATTTGCAGCTTGCTTTGGAAGAATATGGagctagtgatgatgatgatggagctGTTAGAGATGGGGAACATGAACTCCCAACTGAGGTTATAGATGAATTGAAGCTGTTCCACAATCAAAATGTATGCGTTGATGAAGAATATAGAACACCAGCAGATTTTGTTCGTGGAAAACTTGACTCAACCACCGCTGAGGAGGTGGATGAATCTGCTAATGTGATCCAAAAGTGTGCTGAATATGCTGAAAGGTATTTAAATGAAACTGCAGAAGATGAAGATGTCTTGCTTGTTTCGGAAAGCAGTGATGAATCTGAAGTTTGGGACTGTGAGACCATTGTTTCCACGTACTCTAACTTGGACAATCACCCTGGCAAAATTCAAACTCCAGGAAATCCTAAAAATCGTCTTCCCAAAGTTTTCCCTGGGGAAACAGCAACAACGAAAGATATCATCAAGCTTCATGGTAAAGAGAAACTTCCTGTAGATTACCTGCCACAGAGGAAAAGAAAAGTTGAAAAGGAGAAGAAAGCAAAGCCCACAGAATCTTCAGATGCTGAATATTTTGAAAAGGTAGTAGTTCAGAAGGAAACAAAAGATGAAAAGAAAGCTAGAAAGGTAAACATATATTTGGTTTTATGTTCCTTGAGATGATATGTTCATGTGTTCATTTGATCAGCTAACATTTGagatagggatgaaaatggagtggaaactttccgtttttccggaggaaaaatagaaacggagaggaaatatgaaaacggaaacggaaatttgcaaaacggaagtggaaatggaattttttatgcggaaacggaaacaaaaacaaaaacggaacggtgttttccgatggaacatgcatggaaatggaactttccgtttccgtgaatatggaatttctgtTTTTACTATAGACCTATAGCTGCTTTGTAACCCAACCACGAAAGAGAACACAACGACACAATTAGTAGAATGGATCTAAGacccaacttctactaccacacatgtactcagcttgaccctatacgcaattgtccggtactactacaatactatgctaagttgctaacataatgatattattttgtagccatgttaacaactcattaaatttgtttgtttttgtgtgtatttctctatgattcaaggggtttttaagttccgatcaatgcctatttctgtttccgtatccgctttgtattcgctccgtgtccatttccggtagtatttgtttccgcattcatttccggggtttctgtattcATTTCCACTTCtgcaaaaaatatgaaaacaaatatgatgGCACTTAGTTCCGTCCGTTTCCGCTCTGTTTTCATCCCTAATTTGAGATGGAAAAATGGGAGAACATGTTAGTATTGTTGACTTGATGTGTCACCATTCTTAAAAAATTGACCAGCTACACGTGATAAACTGATGTCAGCTTAGGGGAGATTTACTTTGTTAGTATCTGAAATTAACCTGGACCGttattttttttcgagaaaacgcaaactGATTTTTGTGTTTCATTGCATTGAAAAGGTGAGAAGAGTACATGCCTCCTAGGAGGTTATATTTACAGAGGCCTAGGGCCCGATCAGTGGACATCCCAGGATGCGGGCAAGACAACCCGCAGCCCCTGTGCGCCCCAGCTTTTGCCCAACATTTGGCCAGTCTTTGATCCTATCAACTAGGGCATCTATCAGGGGTCTTGCATTGTCGAAGACGCATTCGTTCCTCTGTTTCCAGATCATCCAGGGGACGAGCAGTGTGATCGATTGCAGAGCTTTGCGTAGTGTAGGAGGGGTCTGTGCCTTCGCACGCAGCCACCAGTCCATCATGGTAGTTTCGTTGGCTGGCGGTTGGGCAGGTATATGCGCCCAGTCCAGGATGATGTGCCAAGTCTGCTTAGCAAATGGGCATGCCATGAGCAGGTGTTGGATGGTCTCCGGGTCTTGGTTGCAAAGGAGGTACCTAGGGTGGTGCTGGAGGCCGCGGCGGGCCAGCCTCGACGCCGTCCAACATCGGTCCTGGTTAGCGAGCCAGTGGAGAATTTGACGCGCGGTGGCGCCTGGACCGTTAATTCGCTTACAACATATTTGTTCTGTTCATAGCTTTACCAAATCATGGTAATTCCAAATACACATCTGATGTAATCTGTCATCACAAAACCTATACACTGATGGACTCATTGTTTGTCAAGCATTACCAAATTCCAATCCTGAAAATACGTGGATCATAGGAGTGCGGTTATGTTTCTTGCTTATAATTTTGAACTGCATACTGATCCATAATATGGCTAAGTTGGCGGTGCTTTCATGCTTGGTTGTTAATGGATCTGTAAAACCATATGTATACATAAATCATTTATCTTCCGCACCTGATTGAGATAACATTTGCTTATTAATTTTGACAACCTTATCCAATGTGCCTTGTTTTTCTAGTCTGCAGtaaaagaagagaagagagaagccCGGAAAGCAAAGAAAGAGCTCAAAGAACTATATAAATTTGAAACACAGAAGGCTCAGAAAGTTGCTGCTGTTACAGGACCATCTTCCATACGGCTAATGTAAGTGTGCATACTGATTCTCATGTTACATTGTATGAATTGGATAAGTTTATTGGTAATTGTGACAATGCATTACATCGAGAAAAAAGGAGTACTCTTTGATCGACATGTCTGTAGATATGGAATTAACTATCATTCCTATCCACTTAGATGTAGATGGAAATAGATATCTCTATCCATATGAAGTGACATATCTGTTGATACCTTCATATTAACCGGGATATCCATGTTTTGAAAAAAATTAGTACTCTTTGATTTTCATTTTTGATTGACATGTTTTGAAAAAAATCGGATAAGACGGACAACGATTCAAGATATAGATGTTTGATAAAATAGTAACCTGGATTTCCATCTTCCTAACATTTAATCTCCAACCAGTAAATAAAATTATTCCGAAACAAATGAGTTGAAACTCCGTGGAGCTTGCATAATCTTTTAGCATGTTAAGTTTAATTCTGAAGGTCTTAAAAAAGATAAAATGGAGAATATCCtgatattattactattatttccTTCTAGTTATTTATTCTTCAGAAACTATCTGAACATAGCTTGTCGTATTAACTTGAAGCTTTGCATGGAAGTATTTGAACCAAGAAACATTTGTTGCTTGACCCAAAATGATTAGTATGATTCAATTACGCCATGGTTTGCACTTGATTTTCCCACCACTAAGTTGATCAAATATCTGTGCATGCTAAAATTTCTTTTCACCGTTGCAGATAATTCCTACATCTGCCGAACTGTTGAAGCCTTGAAGAAGACAGTAGTCCAGAGTAAGATAGGCATGTCATATGTAACTGCTGGTACCTGAGACATTTCATGCCTTGCTTAAGGTTGTCCCATTCTCTGGACTGGAGGCAGTGAATGATTTTGCTTGGCATTACCTTTTTACTGCCTAATGTATGAGTTTTGTGTTACCTTAATGAGCACACCAAGTGAATCAAATGGGCGAATAGTTTTGTAGTTTAAACAGAAATTCGCAGCATCCAAATGCCTCTGGAAACCCTCTCTTCAAAACAGAGATTACAGAGATTTATCAATTCCAGGGGTTTGAGCAAAAGCAAAATGCTCTTTCCGGTTGCTGGTAGTGGCATTTCTTTAGGTTTGCAGTAATACCGGCATACGAGATTGTTTATGAAAGCGGCAATATGACAACGGAGCGGAGGTGGTCCTGGTATCTTTGTCGTTTGGGATCTGTGACTGCGGTTAGTTGGTTAAAATGGTCTGAGGCAATAGTAGCATACAGGCATATCGTATTTGTCAGATTGCCATGTGACCTCATGACATTTCTCATCGGTAGAGCATCTCTACCAGATTCCTCAAAAGTCAAAGTTATACCCGAGGCAATTTTTTCTTTGGTTTTAAGGGATTAGACCCCATTTACCTGATCCTCTATGCCTTTAGTTTCTTAAAATTATAACTTTGTATTCATACTGTTGTCCTTCCTCAGGCTTGGCGTTCGGGTTTAACAGAAAACTCGCGTTTGGTAATTTGGGTTACAAAAATGACACATGAAACTTGACCAAAATTTTTGTACTCGACAATTCAGGCACCTGAAAGTTCGGGTTCGGTTAATCCTGAATCGCCTGAAATAAATCTCAGAGGAAGAAGAATGAGGACGTTTTGGTTGTCGCCTCGTGGAAGATGGCACTTTGCATTGCCGTCATCTCGTTGGAGAGCTTATCCTCTCGCTACCTAGTTTGTAACGTGACTTTCCACCTCCAGTGGAAAGCGTCGGCCGCCTACCTTCGTAAATCATGACCCCTCTCTATTAGTATTCATGGTGTCGAAATCTTTAAAGCAAGATTAATCTTGGACACATTTGAAAACATTTTGGAATTCACAATTTAGAATTATAATGGAACTTCTTTGAAACTATAATGAAACTTCTATTAAAATAATTTATCATGTTTGACTTGTTTCATGTTAATGTGAGACATGGTTAGTATAAAAGAGGTTTCTTGAAAGTTTCATTTTGTCTATTCTTTGGCATCAGATATATTTAGAATGTGTTCCATCATGTTTCATAGAGTTTCACACATGTATAAAGTTCTATCATATTTTGACTGTATCTCTTTGAAATCCATTTAATACTAGCTGAAAACGCATTGACACACACTTGAGCACCGGAGTGAAAACTAATAAAGCATATTTTGGAAAATCATAAAACATAATTAAACCAAATCATATGTAAGTTTAATTTAAAACTTATAGCTCATTGATAATCCCAATGAAATCGGTGATTTTTTAAATGAAGTTACAACCACAATGGTGAAAAAGTATTGAAAGTCACAATCACAACAGCGAAAATATTTTTGAAACCGAGATTAAATGTGTGTAAGGTAATAAAACCAAGATTTAAATGAGGAAATATATATCTTTTGAGACTAACTAAAAGTTAAATAAGACTGAAATCAAATAACATGAGTAGTATTATGCAAAATCTAGACAAGAATGAAGTTGATACCCTAAATGGAGTCACATGGGTGGGTCTAGAGCTAGAAAGAATACGAGGTGAATGAAGTGCAAGGGAATTTAATCCATCGGGTAGTATATATAACGATGCTTCAACTGGTGTCAAGCCCTGGTTGGCTAAGAGAACTCCGGTAGAATCTGGCTCTGCTAGAAAAGTATTTTGCACAACCATAATTTCAGTGCTATAATGGGACACAGGTCTTTCCCCAACCGCAACCCAATGGCCATCGTATTCCTCATGTGTTCGCTCTAAACCATTCCACCAGTTGCAACAAATCCAAAAGGATACATGAAAGGTACCACACAAACTAAGTCTTGTGGCACGACTGACTCCGCACCGTGGATTCCGTTCGAACAAAACCAGTGGTTGGTGACCTTGATGCATGGGCATAAACTGAAGTCAGGTGTGCATGAACGCTGCTACAGAGTCACTATCTAATGCGCCATAGCTAGATCCAAAAGTTAATAACTGATAACAACTAAGAAAAAGAAGTGAAAATTCGGGCAAAAGTGATACTATAACAAATacaaaataataaaacaaataaaaagctaATGAAAAGCCCAAGAAAATGAGCGAAAAAAATAAAGCCTAAAAGGGTGGTCCAACCGGTGAGTAATTTACTGAATTATCGCGCGCACAATGTGGGTCGGGTCTGCGGGTGCGATGTGCAAGGCCTGTGATGTACGTTGTGCGTATAAAACACATTAAAAAGATGAAAAAGTAACAAAGACTTCATGAAAAACCCTAAAATGTTAGCATATCGAGGGAAAACAAAAAGATACCATCGATCGACCAATTTTTGTTGTTGCTGTAACTTGATTGATCATGGAGTTTCTTCTTCCTTATCGCGTCGAGCCGCCCACCAACCCAGCCTAACCGATATCCCACACACCAGTGGTATACAGCGTTACTGCGTGTGCCTCCCCCCGCCCATCCGATGTGTTGTTGTCGCCCCGACCATCGCTCAATTCCCACCCGTATCCCCACCACTCATCTTCCCCGGAGCCAACAAACTACCTGTCACCTCTACCCTCGCTCTTGCCAATTTTCAAGTGACTTACAAATCACAAACACGAAAAAAGTAAAATCATGGTACTAGCCCAGCTCATCTGGATTTCTTTCTTGGGTGTGGCTTGGTCTcaatcgactgagacttaaccaagtctcagtcaagtgatatagtataagaaggaaaaagaaaaaaactaaagagAGAATTTTTATACGAATCTCCATGCAAAATCTCAGTGGACTGAGACTGAGACTTGGCAAAACTGTTCTTATACGAATTTTTATACGAATTTTTATACAGAGACATAACGAAGTCTCGGTGGACTGAGACTTGGCAAAActgttctttctttctttttgtttctttgccttttttgtcaatttttttagttttctttggcCATCGCGCACTATCTTTCACCTCAACGGTTTGGTCTCCTCTCTGTGCACCTTTGTCATGCATGCATGGATTTTATGTTGAAAAGGGAAAAACAACGGTTTGATGTGCGGGACCACATCCACCATGCATCCACCATGGGTCGAGTCGAGTCGAGTCGACCGCATCCACCATGCATGCATGGAGGAAGCACCAAGAGACGAGGAATGGAATCGCCGAGACCACATCCACCCCCCCAAAATAGGCCACCCTAGCTCGTCACCACTCACCACCACCACTGCTGTGCAGCGCAGCTAGCGGCCACCGCGGCGGTCTCACAGTCCCAACTTGATTTCCTCGCCGCTGGTCGCGGAGAGCGTTCCACTCCCGCGCAGCAGCCACGTCTTCCGTtgcatcgcatgcatgcgcctccCCCGACCCGATATATGCCACCCCACTCCACCCTCGACAGCTTCCACTTTTCACTCGCCGGAGCAGATCAACCGTCAGGTCAGGCTGGGTGACAGACACTCCCGCCCGCCTCCCTCCACTGCCCGTTGCATCGCCTGAACGAACACTGACGACCGGAGGcggcctgggcgggccgcgcctACGTGCCTGATCGGAGGCGGCCCGACGTGCGTCCGGCGTCCCCTCCGGCGCGCGCCAAGCGATCTCCACACGTACGCCGATCGATCCAGGCTCCCTCCGCACGTCGCCGATCATTAGCTTGCCCCTGCTGAGACTCAGGCGGAGGCGCCATGGATCTTCCGCGGAAGGGCAGCATCAAGTCGTACGGCGCGTCGCGCTCCGCGTCCTTCGACTTCGACCAGGACAAGGACCGCGGGCGCCGGGAGGTCGTCGTCAAGATCAACGACGACGTCTCCATCGCCGGCGTGTGCGCCAGCTCCTTCTCCCTCAAGGCGCCCGCCGGGCCGGACTATACCGCCGTCCCCGTGACCGGCTCGGGCGGGTCGAGCGCGCCGGCCTCGCCCACCGGCGCGGGGAGCCGCTTCGCCGAGTCGTTCAGCTTCAAGAACCGCCCGCCGCAGTcccccccgtcgccggcgagggccgAGGGGGAGTGCAGCGGCGACCCACCCGGCCGCCTCATCGACAACTTCCTGCGGAAGCAGGCCGCTGCCGGCGGTGACCAAGCGCTGGACCCCGAGCTGGAGATGGAGGAGATGCGGCGGCTCCTTAACGTCCCCTCCCCTTCCCGCGTCGCCTTCCAGCAGGATCCGCGCAAGCGCTTCTGCCCGTcgggctcctcttcctcctcgtccgacGGCGGCGGCGCCAACGCCCGGAAGAAGGCCGCCGCCAAAGCGGGAGCAGGAGCCGACCAAGCCGAGGTGCTACGCTGCTCGTCGTCGTCCACTGGCAACGGTCTGCTGCCGCGCTGCAAGACGCGGTCCCGGCTAATGGACCCCCCACCGCCGTCGAGCGGGTCGACCACCGAGGGGGAGCAGCGCGACCGCAAGTCGTTCGTCATGCAGGGCGGCGCGCCGCCCAAGTCCGGGCAGCTCCGGTCG
This window of the Triticum aestivum cultivar Chinese Spring chromosome 5D, IWGSC CS RefSeq v2.1, whole genome shotgun sequence genome carries:
- the LOC123121865 gene encoding uncharacterized protein, yielding MAGAGVGGRKARNFATFRLFPRDGAADPNDRVFVRVDNNAYTIPGFGDDEDPSLSPTAAADQFPSSTSGPLPDHVRQQILELGLPDDGYNYLLHLRELRPSAVASSFVPSHTARPEQLPLDVKAYDASKVRVASGKVEEELDEGRTMCKVAAKTAPVRRVEKAVDPDVARLLDESEDEGLEEDFVIMANQAEGDDMEDESEEEGGGVFSDVENDEEFEDEEGEPKPRVPRLLDEQFDLLALEEYGASDDDDGAVRDGEHELPTEVIDELKLFHNQNVCVDEEYRTPADFVRGKLDSTTAEEVDESANVIQKCAEYAERYLNETAEDEDVLLVSESSDESEVWDCETIVSTYSNLDNHPGKIQTPGNPKNRLPKVFPGETATTKDIIKLHGKEKLPVDYLPQRKRKVEKEKKAKPTESSDAEYFEKVVVQKETKDEKKARKVLDGLRVLVAKEVPRVVLEAAAGQPRRRPTSVLSAVKEEKREARKAKKELKELYKFETQKAQKVAAVTGPSSIRLMFAVIPAYEIVYESGNMTTERRWSWYLCRLGSVTADAQREQDTHTLVLPYVTKVLCCLLVATAIRLVKTLLLKVLASSFHVSTFFDRIQDALFNQYVIETLSGPPLVDENRMLAEVQRLQSAGANIPSDLQAAAMPSKAAAAPAQPKGARLTAAASRRGASKQLQRQKSDRHLEESSISIDQLHRLSQKNISAWSMKRLMKIVRYGALTTMDEQIKHATGPDQEDELATQIHSEYEAKVAAKRIFQNVAKPGSKHIYLSDLMRFMRQEEALKAMDLFEGAQEQNRVSKRSLKNWVVNAFRERKALALTLNDTKTAVNKLHHMANVVVALIVFALWLLILGFATTKTFVFLSSQLLVAAFIFGNTLKTIFEAIIFLFVMHPFDVGDRCEVDGMQVVVEEMNIMTTIFLRYDNLKVYYPNSKLATLPIMNYYRSPDMGDAVDFSVNVATPPEKLALMKERLMHYLDNKKEHWYPGSMVVLRDIDDTNRLKISIWCRHTINFQDMGMRFDRRELILQEMMKILRDLDIEYRMLPLDINVRNAPPINSTRMPTTWALNF